One genomic segment of Deinococcota bacterium includes these proteins:
- a CDS encoding adenylyl-sulfate kinase: MKYEGVTLWFTGLSGAGKTTIAREVERELRA, encoded by the coding sequence ATGAAGTACGAAGGCGTCACACTCTGGTTTACGGGTCTTTCCGGCGCGGGCAAGACCACCATCGCCCGCGAGGTCGAGCGCGAGCTGAGGGC